The Microcebus murinus isolate Inina chromosome 4, M.murinus_Inina_mat1.0, whole genome shotgun sequence genome has a segment encoding these proteins:
- the GPR137 gene encoding integral membrane protein GPR137 isoform X1, with the protein MESNLSGLVPAAGLVPALPPAVTLGLTAAYTTLYALLFFSVYAQLWLVLLYGHKRLSYQTVFLALCLLWAALRTTLFSFYFRDTSRANRLGPLPFWLLYCCPVCLQFFTLTLMNLYFAQVVFKAKAKRRPEMSRGLLAVRGAFVGASLLFLLVNVLCAVLSRRRRAQPWALLLVRVLVSDSLFVICALSLAACLCLVARRAPSTSIYLEAKGTSVCQAAAMGGAMVLLYASRACYNLAALALAPRSRLDAFDYDWYNVSDQADLVNDLGNKGYLVFGLILFVWELLPTTLLVGFFRVHRPPQDLSTSRILNGQVFGSRSYFFDRAGHCEDEGCSWEHSRGESTSMSGSLGSGSWYGAIGREPGWCEGSQTRTTPLLFSQVPGPGGHHHSLYSTPQT; encoded by the exons ATGGAGAGTAACCTGTCTGGCCTGGTGCCTGCTGCCGGGTTGGTGCCTGCGCTGCCGCCTGCGGTGACCCTGGGGCTGACCGCGGCCTACACCACCCTGTACGCCCTGCTCTTCTTCTCGGTCTATGCCCAGCTGTGGCTGGTGCTCCTGTATGGGCACAAGCGTCTCAGCTATCAGACGGTGTTCCTGGCACTCTGTCTGCTCTGGGCTGCCTTGCGTACCACCCTCTTCTCCTTCTACTTCCGAGATACTTCCCGAGCCAACCGCCTGGGGCCCTTGCCCTTTTGGCTTCTTTACTGCTGCCCTGTCTGCCTGCAGTTCTTCACCCTGACGCTTATGAACCTCTACTTTGCCCAG GTGGTGTTCAAGGCCAAGGCGAAGCGTCGGCCGGAGATGAGCCGAGGCTT GTTGGCTGTCCGAGGGGCCTTCGTGGGGGCCTCGCTGCTCTTTCTGCTGGTGAATGTGCTGTGTGCTGTGCTCTCCCGCCGGCGCAGGGCACAGCCCTGGGCCCTACTGCTGGTTCGAGTCCTGGTGAGCGACTCCCTCTTCGTCATCTGCGCACTCTCTCTTgccgcctgcctctgccttgtGGCCCGGCGGGCCCCCTCCACTAGCATCTACCTGGAAGCCAAG GGGACCAGTGTGTGCCAGGCAGCTGCAATGGGTGGTGCCATGGTCCTGCTTTATGCCAGCCGGGCCTGCTACAACCTGGCAGCCCTGGCCTTGGCCCCCCGGAGCCGGCTGGATGCTTTCGATTACGACTGGTACAATGTATCTGACCAG GCGGACCTGGTAAATGACCTGGGGAACAAAGGCTACTTGGTGTTTGGCCTCATCCTCTTCGTGTGGGAGCTGCTGCCTACCACCCTGCTGGTGGGCTTCTTCCGGGTGCACCGGCCCCCACAGGACCTG AGCACCAGCCGCATCCTCAATGGGCAGGTCTTTGGCTCCCGTTCCTACTTCTTCGACCGGGCTGGGCACTGTGAGGACGAGGGCTGCTCCTGGGAGCACAGCCGGGGCGAGAGCACCAG CATGTCGGGCAGCCTAGGCTCTGGCAGCTGGTATGGTGCCATCGGGCGCGAGCCGGGCTGGTGTGAGGGCAGCCAGACGAGGACCACTCCTCTGCTCTTCTCCCAGGTGCCGGGACCAGGCGGTCACCACCACAGTCTCTACTCCACCCCACAGACGTGA
- the GPR137 gene encoding integral membrane protein GPR137 isoform X4, translating to MESNLSGLVPAAGLVPALPPAVTLGLTAAYTTLYALLFFSVYAQLWLVLLYGHKRLSYQTVFLALCLLWAALRTTLFSFYFRDTSRANRLGPLPFWLLYCCPVCLQFFTLTLMNLYFAQVVFKAKAKRRPEMSRGLLAVRGAFVGASLLFLLVNVLCAVLSRRRRAQPWALLLVRVLVSDSLFVICALSLAACLCLVARRAPSTSIYLEAKGTSVCQAAAMGGAMVLLYASRACYNLAALALAPRSRLDAFDYDWYNVSDQSTSRILNGQVFGSRSYFFDRAGHCEDEGCSWEHSRGESTSMSGSLGSGSWYGAIGREPGWCEGSQTRTTPLLFSQVPGPGGHHHSLYSTPQT from the exons ATGGAGAGTAACCTGTCTGGCCTGGTGCCTGCTGCCGGGTTGGTGCCTGCGCTGCCGCCTGCGGTGACCCTGGGGCTGACCGCGGCCTACACCACCCTGTACGCCCTGCTCTTCTTCTCGGTCTATGCCCAGCTGTGGCTGGTGCTCCTGTATGGGCACAAGCGTCTCAGCTATCAGACGGTGTTCCTGGCACTCTGTCTGCTCTGGGCTGCCTTGCGTACCACCCTCTTCTCCTTCTACTTCCGAGATACTTCCCGAGCCAACCGCCTGGGGCCCTTGCCCTTTTGGCTTCTTTACTGCTGCCCTGTCTGCCTGCAGTTCTTCACCCTGACGCTTATGAACCTCTACTTTGCCCAG GTGGTGTTCAAGGCCAAGGCGAAGCGTCGGCCGGAGATGAGCCGAGGCTT GTTGGCTGTCCGAGGGGCCTTCGTGGGGGCCTCGCTGCTCTTTCTGCTGGTGAATGTGCTGTGTGCTGTGCTCTCCCGCCGGCGCAGGGCACAGCCCTGGGCCCTACTGCTGGTTCGAGTCCTGGTGAGCGACTCCCTCTTCGTCATCTGCGCACTCTCTCTTgccgcctgcctctgccttgtGGCCCGGCGGGCCCCCTCCACTAGCATCTACCTGGAAGCCAAG GGGACCAGTGTGTGCCAGGCAGCTGCAATGGGTGGTGCCATGGTCCTGCTTTATGCCAGCCGGGCCTGCTACAACCTGGCAGCCCTGGCCTTGGCCCCCCGGAGCCGGCTGGATGCTTTCGATTACGACTGGTACAATGTATCTGACCAG AGCACCAGCCGCATCCTCAATGGGCAGGTCTTTGGCTCCCGTTCCTACTTCTTCGACCGGGCTGGGCACTGTGAGGACGAGGGCTGCTCCTGGGAGCACAGCCGGGGCGAGAGCACCAG CATGTCGGGCAGCCTAGGCTCTGGCAGCTGGTATGGTGCCATCGGGCGCGAGCCGGGCTGGTGTGAGGGCAGCCAGACGAGGACCACTCCTCTGCTCTTCTCCCAGGTGCCGGGACCAGGCGGTCACCACCACAGTCTCTACTCCACCCCACAGACGTGA
- the GPR137 gene encoding integral membrane protein GPR137 isoform X3: MESNLSGLVPAAGLVPALPPAVTLGLTAAYTTLYALLFFSVYAQLWLVLLYGHKRLSYQTVFLALCLLWAALRTTLFSFYFRDTSRANRLGPLPFWLLYCCPVCLQFFTLTLMNLYFAQVVFKAKAKRRPEMSRGLLAVRGAFVGASLLFLLVNVLCAVLSRRRRAQPWALLLVRVLGTSVCQAAAMGGAMVLLYASRACYNLAALALAPRSRLDAFDYDWYNVSDQADLVNDLGNKGYLVFGLILFVWELLPTTLLVGFFRVHRPPQDLSTSRILNGQVFGSRSYFFDRAGHCEDEGCSWEHSRGESTSMSGSLGSGSWYGAIGREPGWCEGSQTRTTPLLFSQVPGPGGHHHSLYSTPQT; encoded by the exons ATGGAGAGTAACCTGTCTGGCCTGGTGCCTGCTGCCGGGTTGGTGCCTGCGCTGCCGCCTGCGGTGACCCTGGGGCTGACCGCGGCCTACACCACCCTGTACGCCCTGCTCTTCTTCTCGGTCTATGCCCAGCTGTGGCTGGTGCTCCTGTATGGGCACAAGCGTCTCAGCTATCAGACGGTGTTCCTGGCACTCTGTCTGCTCTGGGCTGCCTTGCGTACCACCCTCTTCTCCTTCTACTTCCGAGATACTTCCCGAGCCAACCGCCTGGGGCCCTTGCCCTTTTGGCTTCTTTACTGCTGCCCTGTCTGCCTGCAGTTCTTCACCCTGACGCTTATGAACCTCTACTTTGCCCAG GTGGTGTTCAAGGCCAAGGCGAAGCGTCGGCCGGAGATGAGCCGAGGCTT GTTGGCTGTCCGAGGGGCCTTCGTGGGGGCCTCGCTGCTCTTTCTGCTGGTGAATGTGCTGTGTGCTGTGCTCTCCCGCCGGCGCAGGGCACAGCCCTGGGCCCTACTGCTGGTTCGAGTCCTG GGGACCAGTGTGTGCCAGGCAGCTGCAATGGGTGGTGCCATGGTCCTGCTTTATGCCAGCCGGGCCTGCTACAACCTGGCAGCCCTGGCCTTGGCCCCCCGGAGCCGGCTGGATGCTTTCGATTACGACTGGTACAATGTATCTGACCAG GCGGACCTGGTAAATGACCTGGGGAACAAAGGCTACTTGGTGTTTGGCCTCATCCTCTTCGTGTGGGAGCTGCTGCCTACCACCCTGCTGGTGGGCTTCTTCCGGGTGCACCGGCCCCCACAGGACCTG AGCACCAGCCGCATCCTCAATGGGCAGGTCTTTGGCTCCCGTTCCTACTTCTTCGACCGGGCTGGGCACTGTGAGGACGAGGGCTGCTCCTGGGAGCACAGCCGGGGCGAGAGCACCAG CATGTCGGGCAGCCTAGGCTCTGGCAGCTGGTATGGTGCCATCGGGCGCGAGCCGGGCTGGTGTGAGGGCAGCCAGACGAGGACCACTCCTCTGCTCTTCTCCCAGGTGCCGGGACCAGGCGGTCACCACCACAGTCTCTACTCCACCCCACAGACGTGA
- the GPR137 gene encoding integral membrane protein GPR137 isoform X2, producing MESNLSGLVPAAGLVPALPPAVTLGLTAAYTTLYALLFFSVYAQLWLVLLYGHKRLSYQTVFLALCLLWAALRTTLFSFYFRDTSRANRLGPLPFWLLYCCPVCLQFFTLTLMNLYFAQVVFKAKAKRRPEMSRGLLAVRGAFVGASLLFLLVNVLCAVLSRRRRAQPWALLLVRVLVSDSLFVICALSLAACLCLVARRAPSTSIYLEAKGTSVCQAAAMGGAMVLLYASRACYNLAALALAPRSRLDAFDYDWYNVSDQADLVNDLGNKGYLVFGLILFVWELLPTTLLVGFFRVHRPPQDLVFGSRSYFFDRAGHCEDEGCSWEHSRGESTSMSGSLGSGSWYGAIGREPGWCEGSQTRTTPLLFSQVPGPGGHHHSLYSTPQT from the exons ATGGAGAGTAACCTGTCTGGCCTGGTGCCTGCTGCCGGGTTGGTGCCTGCGCTGCCGCCTGCGGTGACCCTGGGGCTGACCGCGGCCTACACCACCCTGTACGCCCTGCTCTTCTTCTCGGTCTATGCCCAGCTGTGGCTGGTGCTCCTGTATGGGCACAAGCGTCTCAGCTATCAGACGGTGTTCCTGGCACTCTGTCTGCTCTGGGCTGCCTTGCGTACCACCCTCTTCTCCTTCTACTTCCGAGATACTTCCCGAGCCAACCGCCTGGGGCCCTTGCCCTTTTGGCTTCTTTACTGCTGCCCTGTCTGCCTGCAGTTCTTCACCCTGACGCTTATGAACCTCTACTTTGCCCAG GTGGTGTTCAAGGCCAAGGCGAAGCGTCGGCCGGAGATGAGCCGAGGCTT GTTGGCTGTCCGAGGGGCCTTCGTGGGGGCCTCGCTGCTCTTTCTGCTGGTGAATGTGCTGTGTGCTGTGCTCTCCCGCCGGCGCAGGGCACAGCCCTGGGCCCTACTGCTGGTTCGAGTCCTGGTGAGCGACTCCCTCTTCGTCATCTGCGCACTCTCTCTTgccgcctgcctctgccttgtGGCCCGGCGGGCCCCCTCCACTAGCATCTACCTGGAAGCCAAG GGGACCAGTGTGTGCCAGGCAGCTGCAATGGGTGGTGCCATGGTCCTGCTTTATGCCAGCCGGGCCTGCTACAACCTGGCAGCCCTGGCCTTGGCCCCCCGGAGCCGGCTGGATGCTTTCGATTACGACTGGTACAATGTATCTGACCAG GCGGACCTGGTAAATGACCTGGGGAACAAAGGCTACTTGGTGTTTGGCCTCATCCTCTTCGTGTGGGAGCTGCTGCCTACCACCCTGCTGGTGGGCTTCTTCCGGGTGCACCGGCCCCCACAGGACCTG GTCTTTGGCTCCCGTTCCTACTTCTTCGACCGGGCTGGGCACTGTGAGGACGAGGGCTGCTCCTGGGAGCACAGCCGGGGCGAGAGCACCAG CATGTCGGGCAGCCTAGGCTCTGGCAGCTGGTATGGTGCCATCGGGCGCGAGCCGGGCTGGTGTGAGGGCAGCCAGACGAGGACCACTCCTCTGCTCTTCTCCCAGGTGCCGGGACCAGGCGGTCACCACCACAGTCTCTACTCCACCCCACAGACGTGA